The following coding sequences lie in one Polynucleobacter necessarius genomic window:
- the ribH gene encoding 6,7-dimethyl-8-ribityllumazine synthase, whose translation MTNSNNDFVGVLEADLNGQDLRIGIVQARFNEDHCVALTNACINELLALGVAQSDIKLVTVPGALEIPFALQKLAQTDEFDGLVALGAVIRGETYHFELVSNESAAGISRISIDSGLPIANGVLTCDTDEQAYARVEVKGADCAKAVVEMANLALALTPDLDIEYNAGQE comes from the coding sequence ATGACTAACTCAAACAATGACTTCGTAGGAGTATTAGAGGCAGACCTCAATGGCCAAGATTTACGAATTGGCATCGTGCAAGCGCGCTTTAATGAAGATCATTGTGTAGCCCTGACTAATGCCTGCATCAATGAATTACTCGCATTAGGCGTTGCCCAGTCTGATATTAAATTAGTCACTGTTCCAGGTGCTCTAGAGATTCCTTTCGCGCTCCAAAAATTAGCCCAAACTGATGAGTTCGATGGTCTAGTTGCTTTAGGCGCTGTCATCCGCGGTGAAACATATCACTTTGAACTGGTTTCGAATGAGTCTGCTGCAGGTATCTCGCGTATCTCGATTGACTCTGGTTTGCCAATTGCCAACGGCGTACTCACCTGCGACACTGACGAACAAGCGTATGCTCGTGTAGAAGTTAAAGGTGCGGATTGCGCCAAAGCAGTTGTTGAAATGGCAAACCTTGCCTTAGCTCTCACACCAGATTTAGATATCGAATATAACGCGGGTCAAGAGTAA
- the nusB gene encoding transcription antitermination factor NusB: MSKVNLNNPVITSTKDADSKSAAPKRSLTPRRRAREYALQGVYQSLVVRRAGSLPNSAAIAKQLAEDPAFKRCQLDLFQGIFQGVLDRTDELEAIITPALDRPINELSPVEHAALLIGTYELAADLSVPYKVAINETVELAKTFGGTDGHKYVNGVLDLLAQQLRSTETGAS; encoded by the coding sequence ATGTCAAAAGTCAATTTGAACAATCCTGTTATTACCTCTACCAAAGATGCGGATAGCAAGTCAGCAGCGCCAAAGCGCTCTCTGACCCCGCGTCGTCGTGCTCGTGAATACGCCCTGCAAGGTGTGTATCAAAGTCTCGTGGTGCGCCGTGCCGGCAGCCTTCCCAACAGCGCAGCCATTGCTAAACAGCTTGCAGAAGATCCTGCGTTTAAACGCTGTCAGTTAGATCTCTTTCAAGGAATCTTTCAAGGCGTCCTAGACCGCACTGATGAACTAGAGGCAATCATTACCCCGGCCCTAGATCGTCCGATTAATGAGCTATCCCCTGTCGAGCATGCCGCCCTTCTGATCGGCACTTATGAACTGGCAGCTGATCTCTCTGTTCCTTACAAAGTAGCGATTAATGAAACTGTGGAATTAGCTAAAACTTTTGGCGGCACTGATGGCCATAAATACGTTAATGGCGTTTTAGACCTCTTGGCTCAACAACTCCGCAGTACCGAAACTGGGGCAAGCTAA
- the ribBA gene encoding bifunctional 3,4-dihydroxy-2-butanone-4-phosphate synthase/GTP cyclohydrolase II: protein MPNTLASTEEIIAEMRAGKMVILVDEEDRENEGDLVLAADHVSAEAVNFMAKHGRGLICLTLTRDRCQQLNLPLMVRDNGTSMGTNFTVSIEAASGVTTGISAADRALTIKTAVAPNAKPSDLVQPGHIFPLMAQPGGVLIRSGHTEAGCDLAAMAGCSPTAVICEIMKDDGSMARLPDLVEFAKEHQLKIGSIADLIQYRSQHESMVVREGTCQFSTPWGKFEGIIYRDTPSSCVHIALVHGKPSDAKETLVRVHEPVTVLDFLESDLSTHSWPLAQALQQIAAAPAGVAVLLNAAGIAAPNDADWLAQFQKLNQTHDEASKPLARKTDFRSYGIGAQILKDIGVGKMRLLAKPSPVPSLSGYKLEVTGYTPYDRATIQTK from the coding sequence ATGCCAAATACCCTAGCCTCCACCGAAGAAATCATTGCCGAGATGCGTGCTGGCAAGATGGTCATCCTTGTTGATGAAGAAGATCGCGAGAATGAGGGTGATCTTGTTCTAGCTGCCGACCATGTCAGCGCTGAAGCGGTCAATTTCATGGCAAAGCATGGTCGTGGTCTGATTTGTCTCACACTCACTCGTGATCGCTGTCAGCAGCTTAATTTGCCCTTAATGGTTCGCGATAACGGCACTTCTATGGGTACTAACTTCACGGTTTCGATTGAAGCAGCCAGTGGAGTAACTACTGGAATCTCTGCGGCAGATCGCGCCCTCACCATTAAAACTGCAGTAGCGCCCAATGCTAAGCCTAGCGATCTAGTTCAACCAGGACACATCTTCCCTTTAATGGCTCAGCCAGGAGGCGTATTAATTCGCTCTGGACATACTGAAGCCGGCTGTGATTTGGCTGCAATGGCCGGCTGCTCACCTACCGCTGTCATCTGTGAAATCATGAAAGATGATGGCAGCATGGCTCGCTTGCCTGACTTAGTGGAGTTTGCTAAAGAGCATCAACTCAAAATTGGCAGTATTGCTGATTTGATTCAATACCGCAGTCAACATGAGAGCATGGTGGTTCGTGAAGGTACGTGTCAATTTTCAACTCCTTGGGGTAAGTTTGAAGGCATCATTTACCGCGATACCCCTAGCTCATGTGTACACATTGCGCTAGTCCATGGCAAACCCTCTGACGCCAAGGAAACATTAGTGCGTGTGCATGAGCCAGTCACTGTTTTAGATTTCTTGGAATCAGACCTCAGCACCCATTCGTGGCCTCTGGCACAAGCCTTACAACAGATTGCTGCTGCACCAGCAGGCGTAGCCGTATTGCTGAATGCAGCAGGCATTGCTGCGCCTAATGATGCGGATTGGTTGGCCCAGTTTCAGAAGCTCAATCAAACCCATGATGAGGCAAGCAAACCCTTAGCTCGCAAAACGGATTTCAGAAGCTACGGTATTGGCGCTCAAATCCTCAAAGATATCGGCGTTGGGAAAATGCGCCTACTAGCTAAACCAAGTCCTGTGCCTAGCCTATCTGGCTACAAACTGGAAGTCACTGGCTACACTCCTTATGATCGAGCCACCATTCAAACCAAATAA